A section of the Arcobacter roscoffensis genome encodes:
- a CDS encoding helix-hairpin-helix domain-containing protein: MTNQLTTLIQEKTKLSSKSISNIINLLEEGCTIPFIARYRKDFTGGATDEELRIFEETYNYSLKLLNRKEEISNLLKEKNFLSEKVEKQIKEAITLQALEDIYTPFKDKKSSRTSAAIENGLEPLANIIQCLKYTKEEIEQKAKQFQNKTIKSTNDAIQGAKDIIAQRYADDFKSKEIIRNIISNWGNLEIKEAKEFDKNGVYSSFAGQNEKIKYIKSHRTLAILRAVSEKQLSIKVDIDEKHILENIKKYKIPSWANSSKDIVFEAYKDGLKRLLLPTLKREAIANLKEKANKEAIELFGKNLKELLQTAPLINQVILGMDPGFKTGCKLAVIDKNGQYLDSNVIYPTKPKEDIKNSSKVVLELIKKHNITAIAIGNGTASRETASFIANLIKENSLDINYAIVSEIGASVYSASKIAIEEYPNLDVTIRGAISIAQRLRDPMAALVKIDPKSLGIGQYQHDVNQKELAIKLENTTVDLVNKVGVDLNSASYKLLSFISGISEKLAKNIVEHREKITKFTSKKELLKVKGIGEKAYIQAVGFLRIKDGKSILDNTAIHPEDYELVKKLQTSYKVEEILDTQIQQISKELNTTPLKLKDIIEELKKPGFDIRENFNQVQFASDVCSIEELKEGFVLSGIVRNITDFGAFVDIGLKNDALLHISQISNKRINHPSEVLSINQNLEKIKVISVDLQKQRVGLSLKI, translated from the coding sequence TTGACTAATCAATTAACAACTTTAATACAAGAAAAAACAAAACTTAGTTCAAAATCAATCTCAAATATAATCAACCTTCTTGAAGAAGGTTGTACTATTCCATTTATTGCACGATATAGAAAAGATTTTACAGGTGGTGCTACAGATGAAGAGTTAAGAATTTTTGAAGAAACTTACAACTATTCATTAAAACTACTAAATAGAAAAGAAGAGATTTCAAATCTTCTAAAAGAAAAAAATTTCCTTAGTGAAAAAGTAGAAAAACAAATAAAAGAAGCCATTACACTTCAAGCCTTAGAAGATATATATACACCTTTTAAAGATAAAAAATCTTCAAGAACAAGTGCTGCAATAGAAAATGGCTTAGAACCTTTAGCAAATATAATCCAATGTCTAAAATACACAAAAGAAGAGATAGAACAAAAAGCAAAACAATTTCAAAATAAAACTATAAAATCAACTAATGATGCAATACAAGGTGCAAAAGACATAATAGCCCAAAGATACGCAGATGATTTTAAATCAAAAGAGATTATTAGAAACATCATTTCAAACTGGGGAAACTTAGAAATAAAAGAAGCAAAAGAGTTTGATAAAAATGGTGTTTATTCAAGTTTTGCAGGTCAAAATGAAAAAATAAAATATATCAAATCACATAGAACTCTTGCTATTTTAAGAGCTGTAAGCGAAAAACAGCTAAGCATAAAAGTAGATATTGATGAAAAACATATATTAGAAAATATCAAAAAATACAAAATCCCATCATGGGCAAACAGTTCAAAAGACATAGTTTTTGAAGCCTATAAAGATGGTCTTAAAAGACTTCTTCTTCCAACTTTAAAAAGAGAAGCAATAGCAAACTTAAAAGAAAAAGCAAACAAGGAAGCCATTGAGCTTTTTGGAAAAAACCTAAAAGAACTGCTTCAAACAGCACCACTTATAAATCAAGTAATATTAGGTATGGACCCAGGATTTAAAACAGGTTGTAAGTTAGCAGTGATAGACAAAAACGGACAATACCTAGACTCAAATGTAATCTATCCAACAAAACCAAAAGAGGATATAAAGAACTCTTCAAAAGTAGTACTTGAACTAATAAAAAAGCATAACATCACTGCAATAGCCATAGGAAATGGAACAGCATCAAGGGAAACAGCCTCTTTTATAGCTAATCTTATAAAAGAAAATAGCTTAGATATAAACTATGCAATAGTTAGTGAAATAGGTGCAAGTGTATACTCTGCATCTAAAATAGCAATAGAAGAATACCCAAATCTTGATGTTACAATAAGAGGAGCTATCTCAATAGCCCAAAGACTTAGAGACCCAATGGCAGCACTTGTAAAAATCGACCCAAAATCACTAGGAATAGGACAATATCAACACGATGTAAATCAAAAAGAGTTAGCTATAAAGCTAGAAAATACAACAGTTGATTTAGTAAATAAAGTAGGTGTTGATTTAAACTCAGCTTCATATAAACTACTCTCTTTTATCTCAGGTATTAGTGAAAAACTAGCAAAAAACATAGTAGAACATAGAGAAAAAATCACAAAGTTTACAAGTAAAAAAGAACTTTTAAAAGTAAAAGGTATAGGTGAAAAAGCATATATCCAAGCAGTAGGATTTTTAAGAATAAAAGATGGAAAGTCTATACTAGATAATACAGCAATTCACCCAGAAGATTATGAGCTAGTAAAAAAGCTACAAACTTCATATAAAGTAGAAGAGATACTAGATACACAAATACAACAAATATCAAAAGAGCTAAACACAACGCCACTAAAACTAAAAGATATAATAGAAGAGCTTAAAAAACCAGGCTTTGATATAAGAGAAAACTTCAACCAAGTACAGTTTGCAAGTGATGTATGCTCAATAGAAGAGTTAAAAGAAGGCTTTGTCTTAAGTGGAATAGTAAGAAACATCACAGACTTCGGAGCATTTGTAGATATAGGACTAAAAAATGATGCCCTACTTCATATCTCACAAATAAGCAATAAAAGAATTAATCACCCAAGTGAAGTTTTAAGTATCAATCAAAACTTAGAGAAAATAAAAGTTATAAGTGTTGATTTACAGAAACAAAGAGTTGGATTATCATTAAAAATATGA
- a CDS encoding RidA family protein, translating to MKTIISTNDAPSAIGPYNQATAFEKLVFLSGQIPLDPKTMELVGEDDVQAQTRQVMENLKAVLEEANSSFDNVLKTTCYLSDMDNFVAFNEIYAEYFGADDAPARATVAVRTLPKNVLVEVDAIAFKN from the coding sequence ATGAAAACTATAATATCAACTAATGACGCTCCATCAGCAATTGGACCATATAATCAAGCAACAGCATTTGAAAAGCTAGTATTTTTATCAGGACAAATTCCATTAGACCCAAAAACTATGGAATTAGTTGGAGAAGATGATGTACAAGCACAAACTAGACAAGTTATGGAAAATTTAAAAGCAGTATTAGAAGAAGCAAATTCTTCTTTTGACAATGTTTTAAAAACTACTTGTTACTTATCTGATATGGATAACTTTGTAGCATTTAATGAAATCTATGCAGAATACTTCGGTGCAGATGACGCACCAGCAAGAGCTACAGTAGCCGTAAGAACTTTACCTAAAAATGTTTTAGTTGAAGTGGATGCTATTGCATTTAAAAACTAG
- a CDS encoding NUDIX hydrolase yields the protein MNNSSVEKIACFTTVLDPYNGITIDAKDLPNSKEEFELNLDFLIEETINKRNLIWIYIDIKRSDFIPITTKKGFFFHSCDEDYILVVKRLKENAIVPTSANHTLGVGAVVINDKKELLVIKEKISTIGFKLPGGHIDNCEMISTACVREVLEETGIHVEFESIISLGHFYPHQFHKSNLYVLCLAKPLSFEINIQDTEEIVDAKWVKIEEYLEDETVLAYSKAVVMASLEYQGFKLANHQTLCHIKRDFELFFPIER from the coding sequence ATGAATAACTCTAGCGTTGAAAAAATAGCTTGTTTTACTACTGTTCTTGATCCATATAATGGAATAACAATTGATGCAAAAGATTTACCAAACTCTAAAGAAGAGTTTGAGTTAAATCTTGATTTTCTAATAGAAGAAACAATAAATAAAAGAAATTTAATTTGGATATATATAGATATAAAAAGATCTGATTTTATTCCAATTACAACAAAAAAAGGTTTTTTCTTTCATTCATGTGATGAAGATTATATCTTAGTCGTAAAGAGACTAAAAGAAAATGCTATAGTGCCAACATCTGCAAATCATACTTTAGGAGTAGGTGCAGTTGTGATAAATGATAAGAAAGAACTTTTAGTTATAAAAGAGAAAATTTCAACTATAGGCTTTAAACTTCCAGGTGGGCACATAGATAATTGTGAGATGATTTCTACCGCTTGTGTAAGAGAGGTTTTAGAAGAGACTGGAATCCATGTAGAGTTTGAGTCTATAATATCATTAGGACATTTTTATCCCCATCAATTTCACAAATCAAACTTGTATGTACTTTGTTTAGCAAAACCACTATCTTTTGAGATAAATATACAAGATACAGAAGAGATAGTTGATGCAAAGTGGGTTAAAATAGAAGAGTACTTAGAAGATGAAACAGTACTTGCTTATTCAAAAGCAGTAGTTATGGCATCTTTAGAGTACCAAGGTTTTAAACTTGCAAATCATCAAACACTGTGTCATATAAAAAGAGATTTTGAGCTGTTTTTCCCAATTGAAAGATAG
- a CDS encoding LysE/ArgO family amino acid transporter, which yields MLDIYLKGFIVTISLIVAIGAQNAYVLKLGLLRQYVWVAVLICVISDVLLISAGVLGLGFFIKGNQLLINSIAIIGIVFLSVYALLSFKSAFKNESMKIDDEIKTNPLKKVITMLLVFTFLNPHTYLDTVLLIGGIGANVEDSMKVYFLLGAVSASAFWFTLLGFGARALIPLFKKPITWKILDILIGILMLVIAYSLIDLITF from the coding sequence GTGCTTGATATATATCTAAAGGGCTTTATTGTAACTATCTCTTTAATAGTTGCAATAGGAGCTCAAAATGCCTATGTATTAAAACTTGGACTTTTAAGACAGTATGTATGGGTAGCTGTTTTAATTTGTGTAATCTCTGATGTTTTACTTATCTCAGCAGGTGTTTTAGGACTTGGCTTTTTTATAAAAGGTAATCAACTTTTAATCAACTCAATTGCTATAATAGGAATAGTTTTTTTAAGTGTTTATGCACTTTTATCTTTTAAATCTGCTTTTAAAAATGAAAGCATGAAAATTGATGATGAAATAAAAACAAATCCTTTAAAAAAAGTAATAACTATGCTTTTAGTTTTTACTTTCTTAAATCCTCATACATATCTTGATACAGTTCTTCTAATAGGTGGAATTGGAGCAAATGTAGAAGATAGTATGAAAGTATACTTTCTACTAGGAGCTGTTAGTGCTTCTGCTTTTTGGTTTACACTTTTAGGTTTTGGAGCAAGAGCTTTAATACCTTTATTTAAAAAACCAATTACTTGGAAAATACTTGATATTCTTATTGGTATTTTAATGCTTGTAATTGCATATTCTTTAATAGATTTAATTACATTTTAG
- a CDS encoding MarC family protein, whose amino-acid sequence MEFISTFLQQSITFFAIMDPIGISAIALSLLSTNITKTQVSTVAYKSTLTIIIAFFVVILFGEAILKLFGIDENSLKVMGGLVLILMAISMVSGPSKPKNNDNSKEEEKNDEELAIIPIGIPIAFGTGLFTTIIIFKHQAETFLDLVSIALAFLVNAALFYIILKNSIYIKKYLGLTGQNIITKLMGLIVGAIAVQFIVSGIVNLAKGYWGA is encoded by the coding sequence TTGGAATTCATTTCTACTTTCTTACAACAATCAATAACATTCTTTGCTATTATGGACCCAATAGGGATTAGTGCAATCGCACTATCTTTATTGAGTACAAATATTACAAAAACGCAAGTGTCAACTGTTGCGTATAAATCAACACTTACTATTATAATCGCATTTTTTGTGGTAATACTATTTGGTGAAGCTATACTAAAACTATTTGGGATTGATGAAAACTCACTTAAAGTTATGGGTGGATTAGTTCTTATTCTTATGGCTATTTCTATGGTTAGTGGACCATCAAAACCTAAAAATAATGATAATAGTAAAGAAGAAGAAAAAAATGATGAAGAATTAGCAATTATTCCTATTGGAATTCCAATTGCTTTTGGTACAGGTCTTTTTACTACAATTATCATTTTTAAGCACCAAGCTGAAACTTTTTTGGATTTAGTATCAATTGCCTTAGCCTTTTTAGTAAATGCAGCTTTATTTTATATTATTTTAAAAAACTCAATTTATATCAAAAAATATTTAGGTCTTACAGGACAAAATATTATTACAAAACTTATGGGTTTAATAGTTGGAGCTATTGCAGTTCAGTTTATAGTAAGTGGTATAGTTAACCTTGCAAAAGGTTACTGGGGTGCTTGA
- a CDS encoding amino acid ABC transporter permease — protein MARKESWTQNKNLGHLIALAFYLAVGYFFYLAAANMNYVWKWNSVPKYFAYEQTINVEAPIDGKLVLEDGKYYIDGDDKVELKNLDSSFLFDYEVGNDVYQYDYIASKTETKAGPILNGLWVTLKISFLAAILTFVIGIVVAMMKLSPLVFLRDIASVYITIVRGTPLLVQIFLFYFIVANIFELDRFVAGVLSLGIFFGAYMAEILRGAIQSIDKGQLEAANSLGISKYQAMRYIILPQAFKRALPTLVGEMIALIKDSSLVSVIAITDLTKVGKEIVANTFSPFETWIVIALLYLCITSTLSYVGHRLEKRMQAKGGMS, from the coding sequence ATGGCAAGAAAAGAATCGTGGACACAAAATAAAAATCTAGGGCATTTAATCGCCCTAGCATTTTATCTAGCAGTAGGATACTTTTTCTATTTAGCAGCAGCTAATATGAATTATGTATGGAAGTGGAACTCTGTTCCTAAGTATTTTGCTTATGAGCAAACAATAAATGTTGAAGCTCCTATAGATGGAAAACTAGTATTGGAAGATGGCAAGTACTACATTGACGGTGATGACAAAGTAGAACTTAAAAATTTAGATAGTAGTTTTTTATTTGATTATGAAGTTGGAAATGATGTATATCAATATGATTATATTGCTTCAAAAACTGAAACAAAAGCAGGACCTATTTTAAATGGACTTTGGGTAACACTAAAAATCTCATTTTTAGCTGCAATACTTACTTTTGTAATTGGTATTGTTGTAGCAATGATGAAGTTATCACCTCTTGTATTTTTAAGAGATATTGCGTCCGTTTATATTACTATTGTTAGGGGTACACCTTTACTTGTTCAAATATTCCTATTCTATTTTATAGTTGCGAATATTTTTGAGCTTGATAGATTTGTAGCAGGTGTATTATCACTTGGTATTTTCTTTGGTGCTTATATGGCGGAGATTTTAAGAGGGGCAATTCAATCAATAGATAAAGGGCAGTTAGAAGCTGCTAATTCACTTGGTATTTCTAAATATCAAGCTATGAGATATATTATCTTACCTCAAGCTTTTAAAAGAGCTTTACCAACATTAGTTGGTGAAATGATTGCACTTATAAAAGACTCATCTTTAGTATCTGTTATTGCTATTACAGACTTAACTAAAGTTGGTAAAGAAATTGTTGCTAACACTTTTTCTCCCTTTGAAACATGGATAGTTATAGCACTTCTTTATTTATGTATAACTTCAACTTTAAGTTATGTAGGACATAGATTAGAGAAGAGAATGCAAGCAAAAGGCGGGATGAGTTAA
- a CDS encoding transporter substrate-binding domain-containing protein produces the protein MKSIKKLLVAIFAISAFASVSSFADDINLWKKSTLNQILQRGELQVCLEPGYMPFEMKDKRGRIIGYDVDMAKRMAKEMGVKLSLKPTAWDGIIAALVTGKCDIIMSGMTITQQRNLKINFADPYVVVGQTIMMKKELQGKIKSAKDLDKPEYTVVTKLGVTGEVATRKFFKNAKIITFETEADAASEVLNGKADAIVYDQPYNILFMSDKGKGRLVHLDTPLTYEPLGWAIRKGDPDFLNWLNNFLRQVKEDKVVDFYNKLNQKWLKDTDWLKRVQ, from the coding sequence ATGAAAAGTATAAAAAAATTGTTAGTTGCAATATTTGCAATCAGTGCATTTGCAAGTGTTAGTTCATTTGCTGATGATATTAATCTATGGAAGAAATCTACGTTAAATCAGATTTTACAAAGAGGGGAATTACAAGTTTGTTTAGAGCCTGGATATATGCCTTTTGAGATGAAAGATAAAAGAGGTAGAATCATAGGTTATGATGTAGATATGGCTAAGAGAATGGCTAAAGAAATGGGTGTTAAGTTAAGTCTTAAGCCAACTGCATGGGATGGTATTATTGCTGCACTTGTAACTGGTAAATGTGATATTATTATGTCAGGTATGACTATTACTCAACAAAGAAACTTAAAAATCAATTTTGCTGACCCATACGTTGTTGTAGGTCAAACAATTATGATGAAAAAAGAGTTACAAGGGAAGATTAAATCTGCAAAAGATTTAGATAAACCTGAGTATACAGTAGTTACTAAACTTGGAGTTACAGGTGAAGTTGCAACTAGAAAATTCTTTAAAAATGCAAAGATTATTACATTTGAAACAGAAGCAGATGCTGCTAGTGAAGTTTTAAATGGAAAAGCTGATGCAATCGTTTATGACCAACCTTACAATATTTTATTTATGAGTGATAAAGGTAAAGGAAGATTAGTTCACCTTGATACACCTTTAACTTATGAGCCATTAGGGTGGGCTATTAGAAAAGGTGACCCAGATTTCTTAAACTGGTTAAACAATTTCTTAAGACAAGTGAAAGAAGACAAAGTAGTAGATTTCTACAACAAATTAAACCAAAAGTGGCTTAAAGATACTGACTGGTTAAAAAGAGTTCAATAA
- a CDS encoding transporter substrate-binding domain-containing protein — protein MIKKIVALFLLVVSTSVFADDINLWKKSTLNKIVQKGELVVALEPGYMPFEMKDKRGRIIGYDVDIAKAMAKAMGVKLKIEETAFDGIIAGLLTNKYDIIISGMTITQQRNLKINFSDPYIVVGQTILLNKQYQNEIKTSKDLDNEKYTITAVLGQTGEIAARKFFKNAKVVTFETESEAVSEVLSGRAAAFVNDQPYNTVFMDGKGKDKLVHMDKPLTYEPLAFAIRKGDPDFLNWLNNFLRQIKEDKVVNLHEKLYQKWFVDTKWLQRVQ, from the coding sequence ATGATAAAAAAGATTGTAGCTTTATTTTTATTAGTAGTATCAACATCTGTTTTTGCAGATGATATAAACCTTTGGAAAAAATCAACATTAAACAAGATAGTTCAAAAAGGTGAGCTAGTTGTTGCCTTAGAGCCTGGTTATATGCCTTTTGAAATGAAAGATAAAAGAGGAAGAATTATAGGTTATGATGTTGATATTGCAAAAGCAATGGCCAAAGCAATGGGTGTAAAACTAAAAATAGAAGAAACAGCATTTGATGGAATTATTGCTGGATTACTTACAAATAAATATGACATCATCATTTCAGGTATGACTATTACTCAACAAAGAAACTTAAAGATTAACTTTTCAGACCCATACATCGTTGTGGGGCAAACTATTTTATTAAATAAACAATATCAAAATGAGATTAAAACTTCTAAAGACCTAGATAATGAAAAGTACACAATCACTGCTGTTTTAGGTCAAACAGGAGAAATTGCTGCAAGAAAGTTTTTCAAAAATGCGAAAGTTGTTACATTTGAAACAGAAAGTGAAGCTGTATCAGAAGTTTTAAGTGGAAGAGCAGCAGCATTTGTAAATGACCAACCATACAATACAGTGTTTATGGATGGTAAAGGTAAAGATAAGTTAGTTCATATGGATAAACCTTTAACTTATGAGCCTTTAGCATTTGCTATTAGAAAAGGTGACCCAGACTTTTTAAACTGGTTAAATAACTTTCTAAGACAAATTAAAGAGGATAAAGTAGTAAATTTACATGAAAAACTATATCAAAAATGGTTTGTAGATACAAAATGGCTTCAAAGAGTACAGTAA
- a CDS encoding amino acid ABC transporter ATP-binding protein, translated as MISMTNIDKYYDDFHVLKKINFNVKQGEIVVVCGPSGSGKSTLIRCINGLEEIDSGEIIVDDIDIHASKKNLKEIRSEVGMVFQHFNLFPHLTILENITIAPTLVKNMSKAEVSKVAMGLLEKVKLEHKAHSYPADLSGGQKQRVAIARSLAMKPKVILFDEPTSALDPETIGDVLSVMKDLAKENFTLVCVTHEMGFAKEVGDRIVFMDEGIIVEENTPDEFFNNPESPRAKKFLNEILVH; from the coding sequence ATAATTTCAATGACAAATATCGATAAATACTATGATGATTTCCATGTTTTAAAAAAAATTAATTTTAATGTAAAACAAGGTGAAATTGTTGTGGTTTGTGGTCCTTCAGGATCTGGTAAATCAACTTTAATTAGATGTATAAATGGACTTGAAGAGATAGATTCAGGTGAAATTATAGTGGATGATATTGATATTCATGCTAGTAAAAAGAATCTAAAAGAGATTAGAAGTGAAGTGGGAATGGTATTCCAACACTTCAATTTATTTCCACATTTAACAATTTTAGAAAATATTACAATTGCACCAACACTTGTAAAAAACATGTCTAAAGCAGAAGTTTCAAAAGTAGCTATGGGATTACTTGAAAAAGTAAAACTTGAACACAAAGCCCACTCTTATCCAGCTGATTTATCAGGTGGACAGAAACAAAGAGTTGCAATTGCAAGAAGTTTAGCAATGAAACCAAAAGTAATATTATTTGATGAACCTACATCAGCCTTAGACCCAGAGACAATTGGGGATGTATTATCTGTTATGAAAGACTTAGCAAAAGAGAACTTTACACTTGTTTGTGTAACTCATGAAATGGGTTTTGCAAAAGAAGTAGGTGATAGAATTGTATTTATGGATGAGGGAATAATCGTAGAAGAGAATACTCCTGATGAGTTCTTCAATAACCCAGAATCTCCAAGAGCTAAAAAGTTCTTAAATGAAATCTTAGTTCACTAA
- a CDS encoding DMT family transporter, whose amino-acid sequence MTKSKLYEYRADLLLLTVAIAWGVTFLMVQEAINTTPVYAFLFFRFALASLLMFIIAYKFLKETNTQTVVFGITLGLILFSAFATQTFGLSFTKSSIVAFITGLNVICVPFLAYFIFKDHVRKNVFVASLIAVVGLYLLTMSGTLTLGIGEFLTLICAVLFALHIIFTGKFSVKVNVFVLVLVQFTTVAILSLIFSLCLDDKTFDLPYDYNFFKAVIVTAVFATVYAFLIQTYMQQFTTATKTAVIFTMEPVSAAVYGYFAGGEILTQIQIFGAVLILVATLVAELRFRKINK is encoded by the coding sequence ATGACTAAATCAAAACTTTATGAATATAGAGCAGATTTATTACTTTTAACAGTTGCTATTGCTTGGGGTGTAACTTTTTTAATGGTTCAAGAAGCCATAAATACTACACCTGTTTACGCTTTTTTATTTTTTAGATTTGCACTTGCTTCACTTTTAATGTTTATTATTGCTTATAAATTTTTGAAAGAAACAAATACTCAAACTGTAGTTTTTGGTATTACTTTAGGACTTATACTTTTTTCAGCTTTTGCCACACAAACCTTTGGGCTTAGTTTTACAAAAAGTTCAATTGTAGCTTTTATTACAGGGCTTAATGTAATATGTGTTCCTTTCTTGGCTTATTTTATATTTAAAGACCATGTAAGAAAAAATGTATTTGTCGCTTCACTTATAGCAGTTGTGGGTTTATATTTACTTACTATGAGTGGAACGTTAACTCTTGGGATTGGTGAATTTCTTACTTTAATTTGTGCTGTATTATTTGCTTTACATATTATCTTTACTGGAAAGTTTTCAGTAAAAGTAAATGTGTTTGTTTTAGTACTAGTGCAGTTTACAACAGTTGCTATTTTATCACTTATATTTTCACTGTGTTTAGATGATAAAACATTTGATTTACCATATGACTATAACTTTTTTAAAGCTGTAATTGTAACAGCTGTGTTTGCAACAGTTTATGCTTTTTTAATTCAAACATATATGCAACAGTTTACAACAGCTACAAAGACAGCTGTAATTTTTACAATGGAGCCTGTAAGTGCTGCTGTGTATGGATATTTTGCAGGTGGAGAGATACTTACACAAATTCAAATTTTTGGAGCAGTGTTAATTTTAGTAGCAACTTTAGTTGCAGAGTTACGATTTAGGAAAATAAACAAATAA
- a CDS encoding glycosyltransferase — MSKFLYITDQEEYHEHSFIGPLFEKYLNKHFEIDIVYFSKFTTEFEVKNENKLILPNKFKKNPIEELEKNGYKLEQYEVVAVRNDTEILKDALKFRKTGNFKLAFRLSFPKRIAKIQTDEANKKVNFLDVINNKIKTFTETSLINECDIFLPTSIQMKNDYFKDVKTRTFVIPSAIDPDVLRENIQHEGIEKRFFYAGTLDKLREFETILDAFSELSDGTYKLMISTKDPEYAKDLISKYKDIEDHIEIYNAKTKGELLELIAKADIGIGLLPEISLFNSSTPMKVLDYYSSAVPCIMSKNENNSSIFEDDKSAWFSNFTKKDIKEKLDYILGLNKDEVAQVGVNGQKRLLDVRNYERIAADFAHQLNIL, encoded by the coding sequence GTGAGTAAGTTCTTATATATTACTGACCAAGAAGAGTATCACGAACATAGTTTTATTGGCCCTTTATTTGAAAAATATTTAAATAAACACTTTGAGATTGATATTGTTTATTTTTCAAAGTTCACAACAGAATTTGAAGTAAAAAATGAAAATAAATTAATTCTTCCAAATAAGTTTAAAAAAAATCCAATTGAAGAGTTAGAAAAAAATGGCTACAAATTAGAGCAATATGAAGTAGTAGCTGTTAGAAATGACACAGAAATACTAAAAGATGCACTAAAATTTAGAAAAACTGGCAATTTCAAATTGGCTTTTAGACTATCTTTTCCAAAAAGAATTGCTAAAATTCAAACTGATGAAGCAAATAAAAAAGTTAACTTTTTAGATGTAATAAACAATAAAATCAAAACATTTACAGAAACTTCACTTATCAATGAATGTGATATTTTCCTTCCAACATCAATTCAAATGAAAAATGACTATTTCAAAGATGTAAAAACAAGAACTTTTGTAATTCCATCTGCAATAGACCCTGATGTTTTAAGAGAAAATATTCAACATGAAGGCATTGAAAAGAGATTTTTCTACGCTGGAACACTTGATAAATTAAGAGAGTTTGAGACTATACTAGATGCTTTTAGTGAGTTAAGTGATGGAACATATAAACTTATGATTTCTACAAAAGACCCTGAGTATGCAAAAGACTTAATATCAAAATATAAAGATATAGAAGATCATATTGAAATTTATAATGCAAAAACAAAAGGTGAACTTTTAGAATTAATCGCAAAAGCTGATATAGGAATAGGACTACTTCCTGAAATTTCACTATTTAACTCATCAACACCTATGAAAGTACTTGATTATTATTCATCAGCTGTACCATGTATTATGTCAAAAAATGAAAATAACAGCTCAATTTTTGAAGATGATAAAAGTGCTTGGTTTAGTAACTTTACTAAAAAAGATATAAAAGAAAAACTTGATTATATTTTAGGACTAAACAAAGATGAAGTAGCACAAGTGGGAGTAAATGGTCAAAAAAGATTACTTGATGTAAGAAACTACGAAAGAATTGCAGCTGACTTTGCCCATCAACTAAATATTTTATAA
- a CDS encoding outer membrane protein encodes MKKILISTISSTLLVTSLSANSSEKNLFASIQYGFTHINNDKKDTAGTVSLIEEQDSSSESVNLEFGYEYSKNIDLSVNYQLVSSDDVDLNNIYLQSKYKFENKNFTPYVGAILGYSELKWNKAPINTLNNDTKSSSYIVGANAGILYPMSNSTDLVLNYTLAYMGHKAELSTTSTNNADLKHDLLNTVSFGIRFNF; translated from the coding sequence ATGAAAAAAATATTAATAAGCACAATATCTTCAACACTTTTAGTTACAAGTTTAAGTGCAAATAGTTCTGAAAAGAATCTATTTGCATCTATTCAATATGGTTTTACTCATATAAATAATGATAAAAAAGATACAGCAGGAACAGTAAGCTTAATAGAAGAACAAGATAGTAGTTCTGAAAGTGTAAACCTAGAGTTTGGATATGAGTATAGTAAAAATATAGATTTGTCAGTAAACTATCAACTGGTTTCAAGTGATGATGTAGATTTAAATAATATATATTTGCAATCAAAATATAAGTTTGAAAATAAAAACTTTACACCATATGTAGGAGCAATATTAGGCTACTCAGAACTTAAATGGAATAAAGCCCCAATAAATACTTTAAATAATGATACAAAATCAAGCTCATATATAGTAGGAGCAAATGCAGGAATACTATATCCTATGTCAAATAGCACAGACTTAGTTTTAAACTATACATTAGCATATATGGGACATAAAGCAGAACTTTCAACTACTTCTACGAATAATGCAGATTTAAAGCATGATTTATTAAATACAGTATCGTTTGGTATAAGATTTAATTTTTAA